A genomic stretch from Natronomonas gomsonensis includes:
- a CDS encoding ribbon-helix-helix domain-containing protein — MTDYTTVSIPKDLAERIEETIEGTSFSSTSDLVRFLLRSIVIQHQQRGELTEAEFEEITDQLQDLGYLE, encoded by the coding sequence ATGACCGACTACACGACGGTTTCGATTCCGAAGGACCTCGCAGAGCGCATCGAGGAGACCATCGAGGGAACCAGCTTTTCGTCGACGAGCGACCTCGTTCGGTTTCTGCTCCGGAGTATCGTCATCCAGCACCAACAGCGCGGCGAACTCACCGAGGCTGAGTTCGAAGAGATAACCGACCAGCTACAGGACCTCGGTTACCTGGAGTAG
- a CDS encoding DUF7503 family protein, producing the protein MSASTTPESESSSIKAFLAEHPRMAGVLFTALLLLSQAGMVAGGGYAGP; encoded by the coding sequence ATGTCCGCAAGCACCACCCCCGAGTCGGAGTCGAGTTCGATCAAGGCGTTCCTCGCAGAGCACCCCCGAATGGCCGGCGTCCTGTTCACCGCCCTGCTGCTGCTGAGCCAAGCTGGAATGGTCGCTGGTGGCGGGTACGCTGGACCGTAG
- a CDS encoding VOC family protein produces MLGACRWLTLEVKYLDPIVEFYRTHLDVPVVSESDREVTLGVGGNSELRLRRPDGIPRGGLHTHYAFACPEDDYDAWWDRLEDDFELQEVDFGGMRSLYFYDPEGNCVEIGTAGESTDGDSPALSGIFEVVFEVEDLPSAEAFYTDLGFEIVDQGDNRRRTRLTTGPFDIELWEPHLGLADARGGVHVDVGVDSQDPERVADSVAARVTKRESVDGGVRVRDPDGHYLTFLS; encoded by the coding sequence ATGCTCGGTGCGTGTCGCTGGCTGACGTTGGAGGTCAAGTATCTCGACCCAATCGTCGAGTTCTACCGCACGCACCTCGACGTTCCGGTCGTGTCCGAATCCGACCGGGAAGTCACCCTCGGCGTCGGTGGCAACTCCGAACTCCGCCTGCGTCGTCCCGACGGCATCCCACGGGGCGGACTTCACACCCACTACGCCTTCGCCTGCCCGGAAGACGACTACGATGCGTGGTGGGACCGCCTCGAAGACGACTTCGAACTACAGGAGGTCGACTTCGGCGGGATGCGCTCGCTGTACTTCTACGACCCCGAGGGCAACTGCGTCGAAATCGGAACGGCGGGCGAGAGCACCGACGGCGACAGTCCGGCACTTTCGGGGATTTTCGAAGTCGTCTTCGAGGTCGAAGACCTCCCGAGCGCGGAGGCGTTCTACACCGACCTCGGGTTCGAAATCGTCGACCAAGGCGACAACAGACGACGGACGCGGCTGACGACGGGACCGTTCGACATCGAGTTGTGGGAGCCGCATCTGGGACTGGCCGACGCCCGTGGCGGCGTCCACGTCGACGTGGGGGTGGACTCACAGGACCCAGAACGCGTAGCCGATTCCGTGGCTGCACGCGTGACGAAACGGGAGTCGGTCGACGGCGGCGTCCGGGTTCGGGACCCCGACGGCCACTACCTGACGTTTCTCAGTTGA
- a CDS encoding DUF5779 family protein → MSDFDLDLQTAEGELDDPETGGQVVLGVLDGTTDPEEWIAHVESGDVLVLNVDGDLNELAAGFAREIRDMGGELMHFRDFLVVAPPDRDIDTDRLN, encoded by the coding sequence ATGAGCGACTTCGACCTGGACTTGCAGACGGCGGAGGGAGAACTCGACGACCCCGAAACGGGCGGGCAGGTCGTCCTCGGCGTCCTCGACGGAACGACGGACCCCGAGGAGTGGATTGCCCACGTCGAAAGCGGGGACGTGCTCGTGTTGAACGTCGATGGTGACCTCAACGAACTCGCAGCCGGGTTCGCCCGCGAGATTCGGGACATGGGCGGGGAGTTGATGCACTTCCGGGACTTCCTCGTCGTCGCCCCGCCCGACCGAGACATCGACACCGACCGCCTCAACTGA
- a CDS encoding Rdx family protein translates to MVRIAIEYCAPCRLGAEAVATQRVLSDYLRDYDEVDGVTLDPSGEEVFCVHVDDEPVWSVDPDGRVDPMEAVAAVRSRLAV, encoded by the coding sequence ATGGTACGAATCGCTATCGAGTACTGTGCCCCGTGTCGACTCGGGGCCGAGGCGGTCGCGACACAGCGGGTTCTCTCTGATTATCTCCGTGACTACGACGAAGTCGACGGTGTCACGCTGGACCCCAGCGGCGAGGAGGTGTTCTGCGTCCACGTCGACGACGAACCCGTGTGGTCGGTCGACCCCGACGGCCGCGTCGACCCGATGGAGGCTGTCGCCGCCGTCCGTTCTCGATTGGCCGTCTGA
- a CDS encoding DEAD/DEAH box helicase — MTDESATSDEPDDPAVDVRTFFDALERHERPVVTASEVARLVDCSQSAAVDALESLVETGDLQRLDVEADPVVWFPNDYRETAARERITVFPKRREIVADNPTQFTRARLSQFAHLRDTNRDQGYIYEVREQDIWNVPHDDYEDLRTTIRTALGGRYDALEEWVEGQWVRAHRFRLATHEDGYVVLEAQSADLLGNVAEQHLDDGVLRARIGDETAWVAEEKTADLKRTLYEAGYPVQDDRQLDLGDDLPLELELDLRPYQADWVARFADAKSGVLVGPPGSGKTVAALGIMADIEGETLILVPSRELAAQWRERILEDTSLTPEQVGEYHGGEKEIRPVTIATYQTAGMDRHRMLFDSRKWGLIVYDEVHHIPAPISRRSADLQTKHRLGLSATPIREDDKERDIYTLVGPPIGTDWDALFDAGYVAEPEVEIRYLPWASETHRNEYGSSEGHEKRQLAATNPAKIQEIEAILRDHRGSKAIVFVEFIEQGDAIAEALGVPFISGETPHARRSRLFDRFRTGPLDTIVVSRVGDEGIDLPDTEVAIAASGLGGSRRQGAQRAGRTMRPVGKARMYVLATRGTREEDFARKRTQHLASRGVRVREADPIAFGGGRVAGDDSSAPAGEE, encoded by the coding sequence GTGACCGACGAGTCCGCCACATCCGACGAACCAGACGACCCGGCGGTCGACGTTCGGACGTTCTTCGACGCCCTCGAACGCCACGAGCGGCCGGTCGTCACCGCCAGCGAGGTTGCCCGCCTCGTCGACTGTTCGCAGTCGGCCGCCGTCGATGCCCTCGAATCCCTCGTCGAGACCGGCGACCTCCAGCGACTCGACGTCGAGGCCGACCCGGTCGTCTGGTTCCCGAACGACTACCGTGAAACCGCCGCTCGCGAACGCATTACGGTGTTCCCGAAGCGCCGCGAAATCGTCGCGGACAACCCGACGCAGTTCACCCGCGCACGACTCTCCCAGTTCGCACATCTCCGGGATACGAACCGCGATCAGGGGTACATCTACGAAGTCCGCGAACAGGACATCTGGAACGTTCCACACGACGACTACGAGGACCTCCGAACGACCATCCGCACGGCGCTCGGTGGCCGCTACGACGCCTTAGAGGAATGGGTCGAGGGCCAATGGGTTCGTGCCCACAGGTTCCGACTGGCGACCCACGAGGACGGCTACGTCGTCCTCGAAGCACAGAGCGCGGACCTACTCGGCAACGTCGCCGAACAGCACCTCGACGACGGCGTCCTCCGGGCCCGCATCGGCGACGAGACGGCGTGGGTCGCTGAAGAGAAAACCGCCGACCTCAAGCGGACGCTGTACGAGGCCGGCTACCCGGTACAGGACGACCGCCAGCTCGATTTGGGCGACGACCTCCCACTCGAACTCGAACTCGACTTGCGGCCGTATCAGGCCGACTGGGTCGCTCGCTTTGCCGACGCGAAGTCGGGCGTCCTCGTCGGCCCGCCGGGGTCCGGCAAGACCGTCGCCGCCCTCGGCATCATGGCTGACATCGAGGGGGAAACCCTGATTTTGGTCCCCTCTCGGGAGTTGGCCGCCCAGTGGCGCGAGCGAATCCTCGAAGACACGTCCCTCACTCCCGAACAGGTCGGGGAGTACCACGGCGGCGAAAAGGAGATTCGTCCCGTCACCATCGCCACCTACCAGACGGCGGGGATGGACCGCCACCGAATGTTGTTCGACTCCCGGAAGTGGGGTCTCATCGTCTACGACGAGGTCCACCACATCCCGGCGCCGATAAGCCGGCGCAGCGCCGACTTGCAGACGAAACATCGACTCGGGCTGTCGGCGACGCCCATCCGGGAAGACGACAAGGAGCGAGACATCTACACGCTCGTCGGCCCGCCCATCGGCACCGACTGGGACGCGCTGTTCGACGCCGGCTACGTCGCCGAACCCGAAGTCGAGATACGATATCTACCGTGGGCCTCCGAGACCCACCGCAACGAGTACGGCTCCAGCGAGGGCCACGAAAAGCGGCAACTCGCGGCGACCAACCCCGCCAAGATACAGGAAATCGAGGCGATTCTCCGCGACCACCGCGGTTCGAAAGCCATCGTCTTCGTGGAGTTCATCGAACAGGGCGACGCGATAGCGGAGGCCCTCGGCGTGCCCTTCATCAGCGGCGAGACGCCACACGCCCGCCGAAGTCGGCTGTTCGACCGGTTCCGAACCGGCCCACTCGACACCATCGTCGTCTCCCGGGTCGGCGACGAAGGTATCGACTTGCCCGACACGGAGGTCGCTATCGCCGCCTCGGGACTCGGTGGGTCGCGCCGTCAGGGTGCCCAACGGGCCGGCCGGACGATGCGCCCCGTCGGCAAAGCGAGAATGTACGTCCTCGCGACGCGAGGAACGCGCGAGGAGGATTTCGCACGCAAGCGCACCCAACACCTCGCATCGCGGGGCGTCCGCGTTCGGGAGGCCGACCCCATCGCCTTCGGCGGCGGACGGGTGGCCGGCGACGATTCCTCGGCTCCCGCCGGCGAGGAGTAG
- a CDS encoding acyltransferase: MTDGSEADGQPRHERLARHSTPGPRNSLQSWTDAKHPFRVAFNYAFIVAARHSPSLRLKNWLLRRIGVDVGTGVSWGLESTPDVFWPELITVGDDAIIGYDATLLCHEFLQEEYRTGEVHVGERAMIGAGTVVLPGVEIGAGAQVAANSLVADDVPPGETWAGVPAEPIDGNEE; encoded by the coding sequence GTGACAGACGGCTCCGAGGCGGACGGCCAGCCCCGCCACGAGCGACTCGCTCGCCACTCGACGCCCGGACCCCGGAACTCCTTACAATCGTGGACGGACGCGAAACACCCCTTCCGCGTCGCGTTCAACTACGCGTTCATCGTCGCGGCACGACACTCTCCGAGTCTGCGTCTGAAAAACTGGCTGCTGCGCCGTATCGGCGTCGACGTCGGAACCGGGGTCTCGTGGGGGTTGGAGTCGACGCCCGACGTGTTCTGGCCCGAACTCATCACCGTCGGCGACGACGCCATCATCGGCTACGACGCGACGCTGCTGTGCCACGAGTTCCTCCAAGAGGAGTACCGAACCGGAGAGGTACACGTCGGCGAGCGAGCGATGATAGGCGCCGGTACCGTCGTGTTGCCGGGCGTCGAAATCGGCGCCGGAGCGCAGGTCGCCGCCAACTCGCTTGTCGCCGACGACGTGCCACCGGGAGAGACGTGGGCCGGCGTTCCCGCCGAGCCAATTGACGGCAACGAGGAGTAA
- a CDS encoding redoxin domain-containing protein, which translates to MLSEGTTAPDFTLSGLGLPNDADERGMTEYHLEEFARGSPTLLAFYPGDFSPVCTDELCSLRDIALSSIDTSRDVYGISRDSLFTHEAFAYDHDIDFPLLSDVEGDVCAAYDAIHEEDAGDGVEAGLAKRTLYVLAPDLTIEYAWQSDDPWVDPDIEAVVDELVAAGS; encoded by the coding sequence ATGCTCTCGGAAGGGACGACCGCGCCCGACTTTACACTCTCTGGACTCGGACTGCCGAACGACGCCGACGAACGGGGGATGACCGAATACCACCTCGAGGAGTTCGCTCGCGGCTCTCCGACACTTCTCGCGTTTTACCCCGGCGATTTCAGCCCCGTCTGTACCGACGAACTCTGTTCGCTGCGCGATATCGCCCTTTCGTCCATCGACACGTCCCGAGATGTCTACGGTATCTCCCGGGACAGCCTCTTCACGCACGAGGCGTTCGCCTACGACCACGACATCGATTTCCCGCTTTTGAGCGATGTCGAAGGGGACGTCTGTGCAGCCTACGACGCCATCCACGAGGAGGACGCGGGGGACGGCGTCGAAGCAGGACTGGCCAAGCGGACCCTGTACGTCCTCGCACCGGACCTGACTATCGAGTACGCCTGGCAATCGGATGACCCCTGGGTCGACCCCGACATCGAAGCGGTTGTCGACGAATTGGTCGCCGCAGGCTCCTGA
- a CDS encoding mechanosensitive ion channel domain-containing protein has product MALVTARGWYADLTAAEQNLAVAVGVVVGGLILGAVTAWVVHRVLVALSVDDAVEGTPFERTAQQLGSSSVRLLAQLCGLFVFTVAALYALRTLGVLPSELFIQELVDFLPRVFIAVLVVMVGLIAADKAELVVGEQLRSIKLPEVTLIPTLVKVSVLYVAVLIALSQLGVATGALLVLLAAYAFGVFFLGGLAFKDLLSSAAAGIYLLLTEPYTIGDEVEIADNRGIVQEMDVFVTYVEDDGEEYMIPNRTVLREGAMRVRET; this is encoded by the coding sequence ATGGCACTGGTCACCGCACGCGGGTGGTACGCCGACCTCACGGCGGCCGAACAGAACCTCGCCGTCGCCGTCGGAGTCGTCGTCGGTGGCCTGATACTCGGTGCGGTGACCGCGTGGGTCGTTCATCGCGTCCTCGTCGCGCTCAGCGTCGACGATGCCGTCGAGGGGACGCCGTTCGAGCGAACCGCCCAGCAACTCGGCAGTTCCAGCGTCCGCCTGCTCGCACAACTGTGTGGTCTGTTCGTCTTCACCGTCGCGGCGCTGTACGCGCTCCGAACGCTCGGAGTGCTGCCCTCGGAACTGTTCATACAGGAGTTGGTTGATTTCCTCCCACGGGTGTTCATCGCGGTGCTCGTCGTGATGGTCGGACTCATCGCCGCCGACAAGGCCGAACTCGTCGTCGGCGAACAACTCCGAAGCATCAAACTGCCCGAAGTGACGCTGATTCCGACGCTGGTGAAGGTGTCGGTGCTGTACGTCGCGGTGCTCATCGCGCTGTCGCAACTCGGCGTCGCGACCGGTGCGCTGTTGGTCCTGCTCGCGGCCTACGCCTTCGGCGTCTTCTTTCTCGGTGGATTGGCGTTCAAGGACCTTCTGTCCTCGGCCGCAGCCGGCATCTACCTGCTTTTGACCGAACCGTACACCATCGGTGACGAGGTCGAAATCGCGGACAACCGCGGTATCGTCCAGGAGATGGACGTGTTCGTCACCTACGTCGAAGACGACGGCGAGGAGTACATGATACCGAACCGGACGGTACTCCGAGAGGGCGCGATGCGGGTTCGGGAGACCTGA
- the dacZ gene encoding diadenylate cyclase DacZ, whose product MSELGDLLDDIVADVDSVFLFSPSASLFERFADSETPLVVVGPENDVDADNYVELPLEFRDLRERIRFGIEGGLDNEYLEEGDQVACATKLFADDIDTISRVRAGDFEHSGVYDLFVNSRADPNVIRNVLEVAIELGKKGQKGKRVGALFVVGDAGKVMNKSRPLSYNPFEKSHVHVGDPIVDVMLKEFSRLDGAFVISDAGKIVSAYRYLEPSAEGVDIPKGLGARHMAAGAITRDTNAVAVVLSESDGLVRAFSGGEIVLELDPEEY is encoded by the coding sequence ATGAGTGAACTCGGGGACCTGTTGGATGATATCGTAGCCGACGTGGATAGCGTGTTCCTGTTTTCCCCGAGCGCATCGCTTTTCGAGCGGTTCGCCGACTCCGAGACGCCGCTGGTGGTCGTCGGTCCGGAAAACGACGTCGACGCCGACAACTACGTCGAACTTCCCTTGGAATTTCGGGACCTCAGAGAGCGGATACGGTTCGGCATCGAGGGCGGCCTCGACAACGAGTACCTCGAAGAGGGCGACCAGGTCGCGTGTGCGACGAAACTGTTCGCCGACGACATCGACACGATTTCTCGCGTCCGCGCGGGTGACTTCGAACATTCCGGAGTGTACGACCTCTTCGTCAACAGCCGTGCCGACCCCAACGTCATCCGGAACGTCCTCGAAGTCGCAATCGAGTTGGGGAAGAAAGGACAGAAAGGCAAACGCGTCGGCGCGCTGTTCGTCGTCGGCGACGCCGGCAAGGTGATGAACAAATCCCGTCCGCTCTCCTACAACCCCTTCGAGAAGAGTCACGTCCACGTCGGTGACCCAATCGTCGACGTGATGCTCAAGGAGTTCTCTCGACTCGACGGTGCCTTCGTCATCAGCGACGCCGGAAAAATCGTTTCGGCGTACCGGTACCTCGAACCCTCCGCCGAAGGGGTCGACATCCCGAAGGGACTCGGCGCCCGACACATGGCCGCCGGCGCGATCACCCGCGACACCAACGCCGTTGCGGTCGTCCTCTCGGAGTCAGACGGACTGGTTCGCGCCTTCTCCGGCGGTGAAATCGTCCTCGAACTCGACCCGGAGGAGTACTGA
- a CDS encoding alpha/beta fold hydrolase, with amino-acid sequence MASSDDPSVERYRRRPETVATDRGDGPPLVLCHGTLMDRTMFAPQIEALEDDYRVVAYDTRARTDRYDGPYDLYDLADDCAALMDAKGIDSCVLGGMSMGGFMALRFAERYPDRVDGLVMIDTTAGTHDDDEIERYTEMIETARQTGEVPEQLAGVIQHILFGATTNADNADLAERWVDRWRTYPGESVYHEVNSWLERPDFTDELDDIDVPTLVVHGEEDVALEPERSESLLKRLDAERVMVPEAGHSSNLENPDPVNDALAAFLDGVY; translated from the coding sequence ATGGCATCATCTGACGATCCCTCGGTCGAACGCTATCGGAGACGCCCGGAAACGGTCGCCACGGACCGCGGTGACGGACCACCGCTCGTGTTGTGTCACGGAACGCTCATGGACCGGACGATGTTTGCACCCCAAATCGAGGCCCTCGAAGACGACTACCGCGTCGTCGCCTACGACACCCGGGCGCGAACCGACCGCTACGACGGCCCCTACGACCTGTACGACCTCGCCGACGACTGCGCCGCGTTGATGGACGCGAAAGGTATCGACTCCTGTGTTCTCGGCGGCATGTCGATGGGTGGGTTCATGGCGCTGCGGTTCGCCGAGCGCTACCCCGACCGCGTCGACGGTCTCGTCATGATAGACACCACCGCCGGCACACACGACGACGACGAAATCGAGCGCTACACCGAAATGATAGAGACGGCCCGCCAGACGGGCGAGGTTCCCGAACAGTTGGCCGGGGTCATCCAGCACATCCTCTTCGGGGCGACGACAAACGCGGACAACGCCGACCTCGCCGAGAGGTGGGTCGACCGCTGGCGGACCTACCCCGGCGAATCGGTGTATCACGAGGTGAACTCGTGGCTCGAACGCCCCGACTTCACCGACGAACTCGACGACATCGACGTGCCTACGCTCGTCGTCCACGGCGAGGAGGACGTGGCGTTGGAACCCGAGCGCTCCGAGTCGCTCCTCAAGCGACTGGACGCCGAACGCGTGATGGTTCCCGAGGCCGGCCACTCCTCGAACCTCGAAAACCCCGACCCCGTCAACGACGCACTCGCCGCGTTCCTCGACGGCGTGTACTGA
- a CDS encoding DUF7289 family protein, whose amino-acid sequence MKTVGERAQSGVIGNVLILGFVLTAAATIVVIGGAAFVDTKADAQMQSAEQAVSQISAGGSQVGLGGSPRQQFRLDGADGTVSFRPNAGSVRVYHDYGSGETEILNASFGSLVYSVGDEEVAYQGGGVWRGDADGGVMVSPPEYHYRGRTLTFPLVRMTGQPWSDSGTVRGTMGDNGTEIVFPDGGLGNPLDNGTVYVEVQSDYHDGWATFFASRAEGNVQHFPDNRTVVADLTVPFEETFDHAVAATTIGGIDEGAVEGPTIDGVDRPSPSSEIEARIDDCETGSCASLDGTVENEVIKNGVHYADESVTIDSGTTFDTSDGDIDIVVDGDLTLKGQGGPHSVDQEITGGGTVTVYVNGTLDATGNPLTNTNGNPSDLLVLIHTNQSNTLSFSGTAQFTGAVYAPGSTIEINGGGAVDDNIVGGVVAESFEADGNGKLAYEPMTHELELNNTENQITFLHVSENRIDIERAD is encoded by the coding sequence ATGAAAACCGTCGGTGAGCGGGCGCAGTCAGGGGTCATCGGGAACGTGCTCATTTTGGGCTTCGTACTCACTGCGGCGGCGACTATCGTGGTCATCGGTGGGGCTGCATTCGTCGACACGAAAGCCGACGCACAGATGCAGAGCGCAGAACAGGCCGTCTCACAAATAAGCGCAGGCGGTAGTCAGGTCGGCTTGGGCGGGTCCCCTCGGCAGCAGTTCCGTCTCGATGGGGCTGACGGGACCGTTTCGTTCCGGCCGAACGCCGGGTCAGTCCGGGTGTATCACGATTACGGGAGCGGTGAAACAGAAATTCTCAACGCCTCGTTTGGTTCCCTCGTCTACTCCGTCGGCGATGAAGAAGTGGCCTATCAGGGCGGTGGCGTCTGGCGTGGCGATGCCGACGGTGGCGTCATGGTTTCGCCGCCGGAGTACCACTATCGTGGACGGACGCTGACGTTCCCGCTGGTCCGAATGACCGGTCAGCCGTGGTCTGACTCCGGGACGGTTCGGGGGACGATGGGCGACAACGGAACGGAAATCGTGTTTCCTGATGGGGGGTTGGGGAACCCGCTCGATAACGGCACGGTGTACGTGGAGGTCCAAAGCGACTACCACGACGGATGGGCGACGTTCTTCGCGAGTCGTGCCGAGGGTAACGTCCAGCACTTCCCCGACAATCGGACGGTCGTCGCCGACCTGACCGTCCCCTTCGAGGAGACGTTCGACCACGCCGTCGCGGCGACGACCATCGGCGGAATCGACGAGGGGGCGGTCGAGGGGCCGACCATCGACGGCGTCGACCGACCCTCTCCGAGTTCCGAAATCGAAGCGCGTATCGACGACTGTGAAACCGGTAGTTGCGCCAGTCTCGACGGAACCGTCGAGAACGAAGTCATCAAAAACGGAGTCCACTACGCCGACGAGTCGGTCACCATCGATTCCGGAACGACGTTCGACACCAGCGACGGTGACATCGACATCGTCGTCGACGGCGACCTCACCCTGAAAGGACAGGGCGGACCCCACAGCGTCGACCAAGAGATAACGGGCGGCGGCACTGTCACGGTGTACGTAAACGGGACGCTGGATGCCACTGGCAATCCGCTGACGAACACGAACGGGAACCCATCTGATTTGCTCGTCTTGATTCATACGAACCAGAGCAATACTCTGTCGTTCAGCGGCACAGCGCAGTTCACCGGTGCAGTCTACGCGCCGGGGTCGACAATCGAAATCAACGGCGGCGGGGCGGTAGACGACAACATCGTCGGCGGCGTCGTCGCAGAGTCCTTCGAGGCCGATGGGAACGGAAAACTCGCTTACGAACCGATGACCCACGAGTTGGAGTTGAACAACACGGAGAACCAGATTACGTTCCTCCACGTTTCGGAAAACAGAATCGACATCGAACGAGCCGATTAG
- a CDS encoding NAD(P)/FAD-dependent oxidoreductase, translating into MRVAVFGAGYAGLTVARRLERWLPEAVDIVVVDESPSHLVQHELHRAIRYPDLADTITVPLEDVLTRATVRQARVTQLDPEAGVATLDVDGETESLEYDFAAVCLGAETAFYDLPGVEEHATPLKRLNHAETIRSDAFDSAGGNAVVGGAGLSGIQVAGELAALSDSEGLDLDVTVVEMADRVAPSFDESFARAVRRELDARGIAAETGATVERADEDGIDLADGRTLAADFLVWTGGIRGPDALGGERRPVNADLAVGDGTFVVGDAGAVTDEWGDPVPASAQTAVREARIAAKNIDRLVRERRDDDEHARLATYSFDSPGWVVSIGDGAVAQIGPVVCSGDPAKAAKAAIGAGHLSSVGAIERASELVHEELGWPDASAFDFSAELARLVERYEFTAQTDPATPSELEVPFLDTTLAFAETMVPGGTVDVTRATRLADRSHPGSPANVFEDLVFGALGGMFGSKRTENDEE; encoded by the coding sequence ATGCGCGTTGCTGTATTCGGCGCTGGTTACGCCGGTCTAACCGTCGCACGACGACTCGAACGGTGGCTCCCGGAGGCGGTCGACATAGTCGTCGTCGACGAGTCGCCCTCACATCTCGTCCAACACGAACTGCATCGAGCCATTCGCTACCCGGACCTCGCAGATACGATTACTGTGCCGCTGGAGGACGTACTCACTCGGGCAACGGTTCGGCAGGCACGTGTCACCCAACTCGACCCCGAGGCGGGCGTCGCGACGCTCGATGTAGACGGCGAGACGGAGTCCTTGGAGTACGACTTCGCCGCGGTGTGTCTCGGCGCTGAGACGGCGTTTTACGACTTACCGGGCGTCGAGGAGCACGCCACGCCCCTGAAACGGCTGAATCACGCCGAAACCATCCGCAGCGACGCGTTCGATTCCGCCGGCGGCAACGCAGTCGTCGGTGGCGCCGGCCTCTCCGGGATTCAGGTCGCCGGGGAACTCGCGGCGCTTTCCGATAGCGAGGGGCTCGACCTCGACGTGACCGTCGTCGAGATGGCCGACCGCGTCGCACCGTCGTTCGACGAGAGTTTCGCCCGCGCCGTCAGGCGGGAACTCGACGCCCGGGGGATAGCCGCCGAGACGGGAGCGACCGTCGAGCGCGCCGACGAAGACGGTATCGACCTCGCCGACGGCCGAACGCTCGCCGCCGACTTCCTCGTCTGGACCGGCGGCATCCGCGGCCCCGACGCCCTCGGCGGCGAGCGACGCCCCGTCAACGCCGACCTCGCAGTCGGTGACGGGACCTTCGTCGTCGGCGACGCCGGCGCAGTCACCGACGAGTGGGGCGACCCCGTTCCGGCAAGCGCCCAGACAGCCGTCCGTGAGGCGCGAATCGCCGCAAAGAACATCGACCGACTCGTCAGGGAACGCCGCGACGACGACGAACACGCCCGACTCGCGACGTACAGTTTCGACTCCCCCGGGTGGGTCGTGAGCATCGGCGACGGCGCAGTGGCTCAAATCGGTCCCGTCGTCTGCAGCGGCGACCCCGCGAAGGCAGCGAAAGCCGCCATCGGCGCCGGCCACCTCAGCTCGGTTGGAGCCATCGAACGCGCTTCGGAACTCGTCCACGAGGAGTTGGGATGGCCCGATGCATCCGCCTTCGATTTCTCAGCGGAGTTGGCCCGGCTCGTCGAGCGCTACGAATTCACCGCCCAAACCGACCCGGCGACGCCGAGTGAACTCGAAGTGCCGTTCCTCGACACCACGCTCGCCTTCGCTGAAACGATGGTCCCCGGCGGCACCGTAGACGTGACCCGGGCCACCAGACTGGCGGACCGTTCACATCCCGGAAGCCCCGCGAACGTCTTCGAAGACCTCGTCTTCGGGGCGTTGGGTGGCATGTTCGGTTCGAAGCGGACCGAGAACGACGAGGAGTAA